In Brachybacterium saurashtrense, the genomic stretch GGCGAGGAGGAGCATCGGGCGGCCGCCGCGGCGGCGCTCGACCCGCCGACGGAGAGCTGACCCCCAGCGACCGTTCAGGGACGTGACCTGGCGGACACCGCGAGGTCAATGATCACAAAACCATCACGACCCTGCACAGGTTGCGCATCACCGCAGGTCGCAGCGGCCCCATGGGCCGACGCCGGTGCCATGAACACTGACAATCCGGGTCAAGACTGCGCCAGGTGCCCCCGCGCCCCCTTGTCCGCCCCGGGGCCCCATCCCCTAGGTTGGCCGCCGTTCGTCACCGCGAGATACGCGAGAGATGCGAAAGGACGTGGTCATGCCCACGCACAGCACGCACGCCACCCGGACCTCCAAGGCCGCGCTCATGCGCCGAGGCCTCACCCGCTCCGCCGTCGCCCTGGCCGGCGGCGCCGTGGTCGCCTCCGGGATGCTGGTGGCCACCTCCACCTCTGCCAGCGCCGCCACTGGCTGGGACGAGGTCGCCGCCTGCGAGTCGGGCGGGGACTGGTCGATCAACACCGGCAACGGCTACTACGGCGGACTGCAGTTCTCGCAGTCCTCCTGGGAGGCCGCCGGTGGCCTGCAGTACGCCGAGCGCGCCGATCTCGCCTCCAAGAGCGAGCAGATCGCGGCGGCGGAGACCCTGCTGAGCATGCAGGGTGCGGGCGCCTGGCCGAACTGCGGCGTGGCCCTCAGCGGCGGCGCCGACACCTCCGGCGCCCCCAGCGCCGAGCAGGAGGAGCAGCAGGCCTCCGAGCAGGAGTCCACCTCACAGGAGTCCACCGAGAGCCGCGAGCAGGAGCAGCAGTCCACCCGCTCCACCGAGCGCGAGAGCTCCGCGCCGCAGGGCGACTGGAGCTGCGACGGCGACGGCATCGCCGACAACTGCGACGAGAACGGCTTCACCAAGGAGACCGCGCCTGCCGAGGAGCCGGCTCAGGAGCCGGCCGAGCAGGCCGCCCCGCAGGCCTCCGAGCAGGGCGCTCCGGGCTCGAAGGCCACGCCGGACCTGTCGGTGGCCGGCACGCTCGAGGTCGACGGGACGATGGGCCCGAAGACCATCACCGCCCTCCAGGACTGGCTGGGCGTTGAGCAGACCGGCGAGATGGATGAGGAGACCACCCTCGCGCTCCAGGCCTGGGCGAAGACCTCCCAGGACGGCGTGATCGGCGAGAACACCGTCGCCGGCCTCCAGCACGAGATCGGCGCCACCCAGAACGGCTCCGACGAGATCGACGAGGGCACCGTGGAGGTCCTGCAGACCTTCCTCAACCTCTACTGAGGATCGCCCCTCCACCCGAGGTTCTCCGCCTCGCGCCTCGTCCCTCCGGGAGCGACGCGCGCGGCACGACCTCGCCGCACGGCCGGGCCACCCCCACGGGTGGCCCGGCCGCTGCACGTGGCGGCACGGCCGCTGCGTGTGGCCGCCGGCCCCGGCTCGCCCCAGCTCGCGCTACGACGCGCGATGGCAACAGGCGGCATTCTGCACCCCTTCGCCACCGCTGCGCCTCGCAGGCACCCCACCCTCTCCCCGCGCGTCGATCCGAGAATCGGCCCGCCACCTGCTGAGAACCTCGGGAAAGCTTTTTCCTGCTAAGGTGGCGCCGGATGCAACGACTGGCAACTCGCCCCTCCGCTCATGGCAACTGGCCAGACTTCGAGCATTCGTCCAGCCCCTCAGCTGGACCCCGCGGACCCGCGCCGCCCCGCCTCCCGGCGACGGCCGCCCGCGCATCTCGAGGACGAGTCGGAGGAGCACGATGACGAGCACCCACACCCCCCATCCCGCGACGGAGCCGCCGTCGCCGCAGACCCCGGTCCAGGTCGCCACGCGACCGTTCGGCTGGCGGGACAAGATCGGCTACATGTTCGGCGACTGGGGGAACGACTTCACGTTCCTCCTCCAGTCCACCTTCTTCCTGATCTTCTACACCAACGTGATGGGCATCAACGCCGCACACGTGGGCACACTGCTCTTCGCCGCGCGCCTGCTGGACGCCTTCACCGACGTGGGTGCGGGCCGCCTCATCGACACCCTGCGCCCCGGCCGCTCCGGTCGCTTCAAGCCCTGGCTGCTGCGGATCATGATCCCGGTGACCGGCGCCGCCTTCCTCATGTTCTCCCCCTTCGTGGCCGACGGCGCCTACGGCACCCGCCTGGCATGGATGATCGTCACCTACCTTCTGTGGGGCTCGGTCTTCTACACCCTGATCAACATCCCCTACGGCTCGATGGCCTCGGTGATCTCCAACGATCCCGGGCACCGCGCCTCGCTGTCCGTGTTCCGCTCCCTGGGGGCGACCCTCGCCAACATCGCCATCTCGGTGATCCTGCCGCTGATCGTGTTCGTGCAGGTCTCGGGCCAGTCGACGATGGACGGCACCCGCATGATGTGGGCGGCGCTCGGCTGCGCGGTGCTGGGCGTGCTCTGCTACCTGCTGTGCTTCGTGAACGTCGAGGAGCGCATCACCACGCCGCCGAAGGAGCGCGCGGATCGCCAGAGCCTGTGGGCGGCGCTCGGCACGATGCTCACCAACCGCGGCCTCACCGGGCTGATCGTCACCGCACTGTTCATGCTCGTCGCCTTCATGATGTTGGGCGGCATGATGCCGTACATGCTCAACGAGTACTTCAACGACGGCCAGCTGCTGAGCATCGTGAACTTCGTGGGCCTGGCCCCCACCCTTCTGCTGGTCCCCGTCGCCGCGAAGCTCGCGAAGACCTTCGGCAAGCGCGAGGTGGGCATCGTGGGACTCGTCCTCGCCGTGGCCTCCGGCGTGGTGCTGTTCGTGCTCCGCACCGACAGTCCGTACGTGTTCATGGTGGGTTACGCGCTGCTGATGCTCGGCGTCTCCGCGCTGAACATCCTCATCTGGGCCTTCATCACGGACGTCATCGATCTGCAGGAGATCCGCACCGGGGAGCGCAACGACGCGACCGTGTACGGCATGTACTCCTGGTCCCGCAAGCTCGGCCAGGCCATCGCGGGCGGCCTCACCGGCTGGGCGCTGGGCTGGATCGGCTACGAATCCGGCGGCGTGGTCCAGACCCAGTCCGTGCTCGACGGCATCTACACCCTCGGCACCCTGGTCCCGGCGCTGCTCCTGGCGGCCTCGCTGCTGGCGCTGCTGTTCTGGTACCCGCTGTCCAAGAAGCGGGTGGACGAGAACGTCGCGGTCCTCGCCGAGCGCCACGCCTCCGCAGCCTCCACCACCGAGCAGTCCTGAGCCTCGCGGCTCGACGGCCCTGCACGGGGCCGTCGAGCCGTATAGGCTCGTCGACGGCGGCAACCGCATTCCCGTCGGGCTCGCCGTGTCCCGCTTCGCGCGGGACGGGCCGCAGGCCTCGACGCCGTCGCGCGCCGCCCGTCCCACCACGCCGCCGTCGCATCACCTGCCGCGCCCCTCGGGCGCGGCTCCCGCATCCACCGCACCACCCACCACCCACCACCACAGGAACGGAGACACCATGTCGGAGAAGACCGTCCGCCTCGGCATCATCGGATACGGCGCCCAGGGCGGCATGTACGCCGGCGTCATCAGCGACGGGAAGGTCGAGGGGATGAGCCTCGGCGCGATCGCGGACACCGACCCCGCCAAGAAGGAGCTCGCCGCCGAGAAGCACCCGGACGTGCCCTTCTACGACGACTACCTCGCCATGCTCGACTCCGGCGACGTCGACGCCGTGGTCACCACGGTGCCGCACTACCTGCACCCGGAGATGACCATCACCGCGCTCGGCAAGGGGATCCACACCCTCACCGAGAAGCCCGCCGGCGTGTACACGAAGCAGGTCGAGGAGATGAACGCCTTCGCGGCGGCCCATCCAGAGACCACCTTCGCGATCATGTTCAACCAGCGCACCAACCCCGTCTACACCGACCTCAAGGCGCTGATCGACTCCGGCGAGCTCGGGGCGCTGCGCCACACCTCCTGGATCATCACTTCCTGGTGGCGCCCGCAGGGCTACTACGACCAGTCC encodes the following:
- a CDS encoding transglycosylase family protein, with product MPTHSTHATRTSKAALMRRGLTRSAVALAGGAVVASGMLVATSTSASAATGWDEVAACESGGDWSINTGNGYYGGLQFSQSSWEAAGGLQYAERADLASKSEQIAAAETLLSMQGAGAWPNCGVALSGGADTSGAPSAEQEEQQASEQESTSQESTESREQEQQSTRSTERESSAPQGDWSCDGDGIADNCDENGFTKETAPAEEPAQEPAEQAAPQASEQGAPGSKATPDLSVAGTLEVDGTMGPKTITALQDWLGVEQTGEMDEETTLALQAWAKTSQDGVIGENTVAGLQHEIGATQNGSDEIDEGTVEVLQTFLNLY
- a CDS encoding MFS transporter, with translation MTSTHTPHPATEPPSPQTPVQVATRPFGWRDKIGYMFGDWGNDFTFLLQSTFFLIFYTNVMGINAAHVGTLLFAARLLDAFTDVGAGRLIDTLRPGRSGRFKPWLLRIMIPVTGAAFLMFSPFVADGAYGTRLAWMIVTYLLWGSVFYTLINIPYGSMASVISNDPGHRASLSVFRSLGATLANIAISVILPLIVFVQVSGQSTMDGTRMMWAALGCAVLGVLCYLLCFVNVEERITTPPKERADRQSLWAALGTMLTNRGLTGLIVTALFMLVAFMMLGGMMPYMLNEYFNDGQLLSIVNFVGLAPTLLLVPVAAKLAKTFGKREVGIVGLVLAVASGVVLFVLRTDSPYVFMVGYALLMLGVSALNILIWAFITDVIDLQEIRTGERNDATVYGMYSWSRKLGQAIAGGLTGWALGWIGYESGGVVQTQSVLDGIYTLGTLVPALLLAASLLALLFWYPLSKKRVDENVAVLAERHASAASTTEQS